One Actinomycetota bacterium genomic window, AGGACTACCTCGAGAGCGGCGGGGGTCAGGGCCTGACGACGGCGCTGCAGGGCTCGCCCGACGAGGTGATCCGCGCGGTCAGCGATTCAGGTCTGCGCGGTCGTGGTGGCGCCGGGTTCCCCACCGGGATCAAGTGGAGTTCGGTCCGCAAGGCGGGTCAAGAGGATCCCGGCTCCACGGTGTACATGGTGGCCAACGCCGCCGAGGGCGAGCCCGGTACGTACAAGGACCGGGCGATCATGACCACGAACCCGTACCAGTTCGTCGAAGGCGTCCTCATCGCCATGTACGCGGTCGGGGCTGAGCGCGGCTACATCGCGATCAAGAAGAAGTTCCAGGACCAGATCGAGAAGATCGCCGACGCGGTCGGTCAGGTCGCTGAGGCCGGATGGGAGGGTGCCGACCGCATCGACCTGGTGGGCGGCCCAGACGAGTACCTGTTCGGCGAAGAGAAGGCGATGCTCGAGGTCGTCGAGGGCAAGCTGCCGATGCCGCGGCTGGTGGCGCCCTACCAGGTCGGGCTGTTCGCGTCGATGCAGAGCCCCAACCCAACGCTGGTCAACAACGTCGAGTCGTTGACCAACGTCCCGCTGATCGTGAGCAAGGGTCCCGAGTGGTTCCGCGAGGTGGGAACCGGCGAGTCGCCCGGGACGATGGTGTTCACCGTCGTCGGCGACGTCGAGTCGCCCGGGGTCTACGAGCTGCCGCTGGGCACACCGCTGCGCACGCTGGTCGAGGACATCGCCGGTGCAACCGACGTCAAGGCGATCTTCGGAGGCGTCGCGCAAGCGGTGATCACCCCCGACATGCTCGACACCCCGATGGGGTTCGACTCGCTGGCGGAAGCCGGCGCCGGGCTGGGCAGCGGCGGGTTCGTGGTGTACGACTCGTCGCACTGCATCGTCCGGGTCATGGCGACGCTGTCACACTTCCTGGCGGTCGAGTCATGTGGTCAGTGCTGGGCGTGCATGCTGGGCACCGAGACGCTCACGGACATCCTCAACCGCATCGACCGCGGCGACGGGGTCGACGATGACGTCGACGCTCTGCTGGAACGGGCTGCGAAGGTCACCGACCAGAACCGTTGTTACCTGCCGGTCGGTGAGCAGCTGATGGTGGGCAGCACCCTGCACCGCTACGCCCAGGAGTACTCCGACCACATCGGTCGGCCATGCTGGTCCGAGCGCGAGGCGATGGTGCCCAAGATCGACAGCATCGATCTGGACACCGGCGAGGTGGTGTTCGACCGGACCTACCACCTGAAGCAACCCGACTGGACGTACGCCCAGGAGTGAGCGACAACCCCTGGCTGCAGCGGCGGGTGCTGCACCACGCCCACCGCGGCGGAGCGCTCGAGGCTCCGGAGAACACCATGCGGGCGTTCCGCGCCGGGGTCCGGGCTGGCGCGGACGGGTTGGAACTCGACGTGCGCTGCACGGCCGACGGCGTGCTGGTGGTGGCCCACGACCGTGACCTGCGCCGGGTCACCGGTCGGCCCGGCAACGTCGATGCGCTGACGCTGTCCGACGTCCGCGAACGGTCGGTGCTGGCAGCAGAACAGGCCGACGACACCGCGATCCCCACGTTACGGGAGGTCCTCGACGCCTTCCCTCAAGCGTTCCTCAACCTCGACATCAAGGACACCGCCCCGCACGTCGAGCCCTACGAGGAGCCGCTGGCCGACCTGCTCGCCGAGTACGGTCGGAGCGACGACGTGGTCGTCGGGTCGTTCCACCTGCCCGCCGTACGGTCGTTCCGCGACGCCGCGCCCCAGGTCAGCACGTCACTGGCCCCTGAGGAGGTCGTGGCGCTGTGGGAGGACCGGTGGAAGCGCGACCACCCGTCGATCCACGCGGCGCAGGTCCCAGCGACCTACGGGGACGTCGAGGTCGTCACCGTCGAGTTCGTCGAGCGGGCGCACCGGGCTGGCTTGGCGGTGCACGTGTGGACCGTCAACGAACCCGAAGAGATGTCACGCCTGATCGACCTGGGGGTGGACGGGTTGATCACCGACCGCCCCAGCGTCCTCGAACCGCTCCTGCATCAACGTGGCGTCGCGTACGCGTGAGTGGTCCTTCCTCGGGGGCTCGCGGGCCGCTAGCTGGGCAGCGCGTCGGGCCCGTCGGCGTGTGCTTCGACGCAGACGACGCCGTCCGGTCCGACGGTCGCGCGGTGCTGGGTGTCGGGTTCCAGGTCGAGGCGGTCACCGGCGTGCATCTCCAGGTCGCCGTCGTCTGTGTGGAAGGTGATCGATCCTTCAGCGCAGAACAGGATCTTGTGCGTCGTGTGGCTGTGTGCTCCGTACGTGTCGCCGGGGGCGTTGGCGAACGTCCGCGGGGTCAGCCCGACACTGCGGAAACGCTGCTCGAGGTCAGCAGCGTTGACGTCACGACCGGCTTCGCTCCGCGTGATCGAACCTCCCATCTGCTCCTCCTGTCTGGCGCTGGTCGGGCCACCGCCGGGGCAGCGGGGCGTGTCGTCTTGGGTGGTCCGCCAGGGTGCTGGGTCAGACCTCGACCACGATCACCGTGATGTTGTCCACACCGCCGCGCTCGTTGGCCGCGTCGACCAGCCGCTCACAGGCGGCCTGCGGCTCGTCGGACGTGGCGGCGATCTTGGCGATCGCGTCCTCGGGGAGCATGTCGGTGAGCCCATCGGTGCACAGCAGCAGGCGGTCCCCGGGTTCGAGGTCGATGTGGGTGACGTCCGGGTCGATCCCGTCCCCGGTGCCGAGCGCCTGGGTGATGCTGCCCCGACCGAACATGCCACCGGAGGTGTGGTCCCGGGTGATCGGCCGGAGGTCCGCGTCGCGGATCAGGTAGGCGCGGCTGTCTCCGACGTGGGCCACCCACGCCTCCTCGCCGCCGTCCGTGAGGCGAGCGACCACCGCTGTCGTCGCCATGCCGGCTCGGCGCTGATCGGCCGCGGCGTCGGAGCGGATCGCGTCGTCGGCTGCACGCAGAGCCGACACGAGCGCGTCCGCCGGGTCCCCGCGCGACAGGTCGTCGAGATGGCGGTCGAGCGTCTCGACCGCGGTCCGGCTGGCCACGTCTCCAGCCGGATGCCCGCCGAGACCGTCAGCCACCACGAAGACGTGGTGGTCCTCGTCGACCAGGAGCGCGTCCTCGTTGCGTCCCCGGACCCGACCCATGTCGCTGGCCGCCCCGACTTGCACGACAGTTCCCTCGTCCGTCCGCATCCGTTCGACCGTACCGAGCCCCAAGTCGCTGTCGGTGGCAGGTCGGACGGTCAGCCGGCTCCAGCCCGGCGCACGCAGGCACAGCCGGAGGGCGTCTCACGGCGGCAGGTACCCTCCGGACGGGAGCCCCCGTAGCTCAGTGGATAGAGCAGTGGTTTCCTAAACCATGCGCCGTAGGTTCGATTCCTACCGGGGGCACGCTCCCGCCCTTCCTGACTCGGTTCTCTGGGTGTCTCTCTTGCGCGTCGCGCCGCCGCCGGAACGTCCGTGTGCGATGACAGTTGGCGCATACGCACCGCTGTGGCGGCGACCGGACGGCCAGAGCTGCGTGCGTTCCCCTCGGATCTGCGCGACCATGCGCGGAGGCGAACGAGGAGTCGGGCGTGGTCGCCGTCTTAACGGTGATCGTGGTGGTGATCGTCTCGATCCTGATCGCGCGGATCGCGACCGTCGCCTTGACGGTCACCGGCTTGTCACGTGAGGCGGCGCGCTTCCAGGCCCGTTCGGCGCTCACCAACACCGGCTTCACCACCGGCGAGGCCGAGCGGGTGGTCGACCACCCGGTGCGCCGCCGGCTCGTGATGGCGCTGATGATCTTGGGCAACGCCGGGATCGCCACGGTCATCGCCACGTTCGTGCTGTCGTTCGCCAACGTGGGACGGGGCACGGCCGCGATACGTCTGGCCGTGCTCATCGCCGGGCTGGTCGTCGTGCTTCTGGTCGCCCGGAACGAGCGGGTGGACCGGGTGATGACGCGGGTGATCGCCCGGATGC contains:
- a CDS encoding protein phosphatase 2C domain-containing protein, whose product is MRTDEGTVVQVGAASDMGRVRGRNEDALLVDEDHHVFVVADGLGGHPAGDVASRTAVETLDRHLDDLSRGDPADALVSALRAADDAIRSDAAADQRRAGMATTAVVARLTDGGEEAWVAHVGDSRAYLIRDADLRPITRDHTSGGMFGRGSITQALGTGDGIDPDVTHIDLEPGDRLLLCTDGLTDMLPEDAIAKIAATSDEPQAACERLVDAANERGGVDNITVIVVEV
- a CDS encoding potassium transporter TrkA, whose product is MVAVLTVIVVVIVSILIARIATVALTVTGLSREAARFQARSALTNTGFTTGEAERVVDHPVRRRLVMALMILGNAGIATVIATFVLSFANVGRGTAAIRLAVLIAGLVVVLLVARNERVDRVMTRVIARMLRQYTDLDTRDYARLLKLSGPYAVTEMTVGDDDWIITDQLMDRRLTDEGIIVLGVTRSDGSYIGVP
- a CDS encoding SLBB domain-containing protein, translated to MEPFDAGRRLIPDEPILSVEDYLESGGGQGLTTALQGSPDEVIRAVSDSGLRGRGGAGFPTGIKWSSVRKAGQEDPGSTVYMVANAAEGEPGTYKDRAIMTTNPYQFVEGVLIAMYAVGAERGYIAIKKKFQDQIEKIADAVGQVAEAGWEGADRIDLVGGPDEYLFGEEKAMLEVVEGKLPMPRLVAPYQVGLFASMQSPNPTLVNNVESLTNVPLIVSKGPEWFREVGTGESPGTMVFTVVGDVESPGVYELPLGTPLRTLVEDIAGATDVKAIFGGVAQAVITPDMLDTPMGFDSLAEAGAGLGSGGFVVYDSSHCIVRVMATLSHFLAVESCGQCWACMLGTETLTDILNRIDRGDGVDDDVDALLERAAKVTDQNRCYLPVGEQLMVGSTLHRYAQEYSDHIGRPCWSEREAMVPKIDSIDLDTGEVVFDRTYHLKQPDWTYAQE
- a CDS encoding glycerophosphodiester phosphodiesterase; translation: MSDNPWLQRRVLHHAHRGGALEAPENTMRAFRAGVRAGADGLELDVRCTADGVLVVAHDRDLRRVTGRPGNVDALTLSDVRERSVLAAEQADDTAIPTLREVLDAFPQAFLNLDIKDTAPHVEPYEEPLADLLAEYGRSDDVVVGSFHLPAVRSFRDAAPQVSTSLAPEEVVALWEDRWKRDHPSIHAAQVPATYGDVEVVTVEFVERAHRAGLAVHVWTVNEPEEMSRLIDLGVDGLITDRPSVLEPLLHQRGVAYA
- a CDS encoding cupin domain-containing protein, giving the protein MGGSITRSEAGRDVNAADLEQRFRSVGLTPRTFANAPGDTYGAHSHTTHKILFCAEGSITFHTDDGDLEMHAGDRLDLEPDTQHRATVGPDGVVCVEAHADGPDALPS